The genomic window CTCGTCGCCCAGGTCGACCAAGGCGTTGACCAATTGTTGTTGCCGCTGAGGATCGTCAAACTCGTTCAACAACTTGCCGATCGCGTCGAACGCTTGTTCGTCTTTGACGGCTGCCAGCGTACAAGCGGCCTGCAATCGTACGTCCTCGAAGCGAGATTCCACGGCCTCACGCACGACCGCTTTGGCCGCGGGGTCTTTGTCGCAAGCGGACTCCAGCGCCTGCAGAATCCATGATCGAGCTTGTTCATTGGGGGATTGCAACAGACTGTGGGACGCTTCCACCGGGCCGATGCGTTCGTTCAGCAGGCGAGCGACGGCAAGCACCAGAGAATCGTCGCGCTGCAGCACGACCTCTTCTAGCACTTTGCGGCCCTGTTCACCGGCGGCTTCGGCCAACAGTTTGAGACCCGCGATGGCCAAGTCGTTGTAGCCGCTTTCCAGACCCGCTTCGGCGCGAGCGGCTTCGTCCATTCCCAACGCCGGCAGACTGTCAAACGCCAATTGTCGCACGTCCTGGATCGGATCGCTTAACGACTGCACCAGTACGGGACGAGCGGCCGACAACATGGCTTTGTCGTTTTCCGCCAACTGCACCAGACGTCGAATCGCTTGCTGGCGTACAGCGATCACGCTGGTGCCAAACCGGGGACGCGCGCGGCGCCCATGGTAACCGCCCTGCTCACGCACCAGGCCGACGTAGGTTCCAAACGCCAACTGACGCAGTTCGTCGCGAGTGGAAGTGATCTTGGGCAGTTTCGCCACGGCGGCTTGTCGCGCCTTGGTGGCGGCGTCGAAGTCGTCGGCCAAAACCGTTTGGGTCGTCCGCCACAGTAAATCCCAACCGTCCTGTTTGGGATCCGCCAAGAAGGACAGGTTGAAGATTGCGCCGGGGCTGCCAAAGCTGAGCACGTCGGCGAGTCGCGATACGTCGTCGTCGGAGATTGTCCAGGGCGGTTCGTCGCCGCGATCGTTGATCAAGCGAACCAGAAATTCGCCGTAGGCTTCGGCATCACCAAAGGTTTCCAGCGCGCGAGCGGCCCACAGGCGAATCCGGGGCGAACGGGCGCTGAGTGCCAACAGGATCCGACGCGGCGTGCCATCGTGATTTCGCCAGTCACGCATCAGCAACGAAAGCAAAGCGGCATTGCCGATCCAGGCGGTTTCGGAATCGAGAAACTCGGCCAACCGGTTTTCGGTCGCTTGGTCGTAGGCGTCCGCAGCGACCAAGATCGCCGTCTCATCCAGCGCTTCCCGTGCGGCGTGGGAAAAGATCAGTGGTTTGGCGATCTCCTGCCGACAGCGTGCCAGTCCATACGCCATCGTATACTTCACGCTGGCGTCGTCGTGCTGCAGCAACGGCGAAACCAAATCGGTGTGTTCGGCACGGATGCAGTGCGCGAGGGCATGGGCGGCGCGTTGTCGGATGGATGGATCCTCGCTGTCCGTTAACGGCATCAGCGGGGCGATCACATCGGGGGAGGCCAATTGCGCCAGACCCTCGAGGGCGGTGACGGCGTGCTGCCGCCAAAGCTCTTTGTCCGCTTCTTGTTCGGGTGGTTCGGCAGTGGCGGCGGCCAATAATGGAGCTTGACTGCTGGGGTCGCGGAACACGGCTCGGGCCGCGGCGGCTTGCAATCGCACGTCGATGTGCGGACTTTCCATCGCCTGTTGCAAGACGGCCACCGCATCGGCGTCGATGATCGCTTTGATCGCGGTCGAGCGAATTGTTTTGTCTTGATCGTCGATGGCCGCGACCAAAGCTTGCTGAGCTGCTTTGGTGTGCAGCTTCACCAGACGTTGCGTGGCCACCAGTCGCAGGTCGGCATACGGGCTTTGCAACGCCGCTCGCATGGGAGCCACGTCGCGGCCCTTGCTTTTGCCGACTAAGTATTCAAAGGCGTCGTGCCGAATGCCTTGGTGGGGATCATGCAACAAATCGTGCAGCAGTTCATCCGCCCAGTCTTGTTTGTCCTGCCCCATGGCTTCGGTCAGGACTTCTCGGCGAACGCTGGCGTGGGAACTGGAGAGCACAAACCGTAGCGTGGCGACGCCTTTGCCGGCGATCTGCAGGTTCAGCGCCGCCTTAAACGCTTCGCCACGCAACTTGGCGTCTTCGTCGTTCAAGCCACGCAACAACAGGGCTTGCCCTTGCAGTTTGTCCGCCCTGGTTTTGGATTTACGCAGCCAGCTGACCAGGGTTTGCAAGCCCCGGCTGCGGACGTCGGCGAAGTGGCTGGACAATCCCGAATCGGCGGCCGCCAGCGGGGCATCGGTTCGCAGGCTGGCCAACGCAGTGAAGGCGGCGTCTCGCACTTCGGCCGCATCGTCGTTGATCAATGTTTCCAGACGTTGCAGCGCCCGGCCGTCCCCCAACGCTTGTAAAGCGGCGCAAACCTGCACGCGAACTTTGGCGTCCTCTTCGCGGCTCAGCTGCAACAGCGTGCCGAAGGCGCGAGCATCTTCCAGCGACGCCAACGCACAAGCGCCGGACAAGCAGGTATCGGTGGCGCGGGAACTGATCGCGGTCAGCAGCGGTTCCAAGTCGGCCGGTTTGAGGTTGACCTTGGTCGCTTTTAGCTTGGCGGGAGCCTTTGACGAGGAAGCATTGTCCGTAGTCGTGGCTGGTTTTGGCGTCTTGTCTGAAGCATCTGCCGGGGCATCGACGGCATCGAAGTCGAAGGATTCCAGTTGATGTAGGCGACGATGCAAGGACGTATCTCGTTGCCGCACCGCGGTGGCCAATTTGTCATTGGCTAGCAAGGCGACCAGATAAGCTGTTTCGCGGACGGCCGCTTGTTCGTCTTCTCCACCGCGCCGCAGCGCCGCTTGGACTCGCGAGTGTTTCAGAAGTTTGCGTTGATAGCAGCGTATCAATGCCAGACGTCGCACGCGGGGCGAGCTTGCCGCAGCGGCGATCAGCGTGGGTTCCGGTGAATTTTTGGGAAACACGGCTTCCAAGCTGCGCATCGCCGCACGGCTGACTTCGGGCTTTTTTGCCTCCAACGTGCGGACCAACATCTGCCGAGCGCGATCATCTTTTTTGGCCTGGGGTTCCAACGCCAATACCGCAGCGATGCCGATATTGGTCTGGTTGGTTGCCAACGCCAATTCGATCGGATTCAAGTCCGTCGCGTCGGCGAATGCTCGCAGTCCCTCAAAGGCCTGCATGCGAACTTGGGGATCGTCGTGCTTCAATAGCGGTTCCAGCAGCGACGCAGCCCGCGGGTGCTGGGACTTGGTCAGCATGCCGACCGCCACTTGACGCAGCGGCGGATCCGTTTCCGACTTCAAGTGTTTAGCGATGATCTCGATACTGCGAGCGTCATCGACGGCGGCCAAGTCGTGCAGAGCTTGACCACGGTCGGCAACATCGCGTGAGCGGAGCAGATGGGTGGCGCGAGCGTAGGCGTCGTGAAAGACGTGCGTCGCCGCGCCGAACTTTCCGCCGGCATCCAACAGGAACAGCCGAATCGTGTTGTCTTCGCCGGCGACCACCAGATGCGGCCGATCATGGATTTCGATCAGCGTGCTGTCGACGACTTTGGGGACGCCATCGGACAGCGTGGCCGGTCGCGTGGCGCCGACCAGGGCCCAGGTCTTGCAACTGCGGTCCGTACTGGTGGTGACAAAACGCTCGCCCGGTACATGCAGCATCGAGGTCACAAGTTGCTGGTGGCTGGCCCCCCGACCGCGATCCTCGGGTTCCAATTTGCCACGAGCGTGGGTGAGCAGCAGCTTTTGATCCGCGCCTGCCGATAAGAATCGCAATTCCTCGAGTTCAAACAACAGCGCCGTGACAGCGGCTTCGTGCAGTTTCGCCGTTTCGCTGATCTGAAAATCCGTTTTGTCTTCACATTCGAAAACCGAGACGTGTCCTTTCTTCCCGCCCACGACCAACCACTGACCGCTGGGGTCGGAAGCCAGCGACGAACCGGCTTCGCTCAGCTGCAGCGTCTGCAGCGGCTTGCCTTTGTCACGATCGACAATCACCACTTGATCGCCGCACAGGGCGGCAATTCGCGATTCGGACAGAGCAGCCAGAGCGGTGGCGACCTGTGGCAGTTCGGCCGTCAGCGTTTTGGCAGCAGGTGATTTTGCCGTCAGCGTCACACGATGCAGCTTGCCATCATCACCGGCAATCCAAGCATCGCTGTCATGGACCAATAGCGCCGAGGCACCACAGGGCAAAGCCACTTCGTGCAGTTCGCTCTTGTCCGGATCCAGCCGATACAGCGACGTGGGAAGCTTTTCGGCGTGTTGCGTGATGAACGCCAACGCGGGACCGACCGCTTGGATCGCCCGCAGTTTGCCGCGATACGTTAAATATTTTTCATTCATTGCGTGATTCGCGTGATGGCCACCAGGCAAGCGGCTTGTTCGCTCTTACCCCGCGAGTGTTTGAATTCTTGGAACAGGGGCAGCACCCGCTGCGCAAAAGCGGCGTCTTCGATCGCCAGATCGCGCATCGTTTCGATCAGATTCAGCTTGGATTTGCGAGCCGACAGCGGCTTCAGTTTGACGATTTCGTCCGCCGCGGATGGTTCCTCTTTGGGCGGTCTACCCGGCGGAACTTCGAACAGCATCCGCCGTAATAATTCTTGCAGCTGAGCATCGTCGGCGGGTGGATGTTCGGGCCGTTGGGGAGCCCCGCTGCCGATCCGTTCTTCGATTGGCGTGGCCTTTTGCGATTTCTTGGGCTTCTTGGTCAATCGCTCCGGCGGCGGCGTGGGCTTCCAATCCGGTTTGATGCCGCGGTGTCGATACAGGGACCAAAACGCACGGATCACAAAGGCGCGAACCTGTCGGTCGGGGCTTTCGGTCAAGCGGAACAGTTCTTCAGGCAATCGCAACCGGGGATGCATGTCGATCAATCGCATCCCCAAGGCTCGCGTTTGACGGTTCTTGGATTCACAAAAACTGTACACGGCATCCGCCGTCAGCACGTCGGGATCCACGCGGTAGCGACGATGTTCGGGGGCGTCATCGCAGGTCAGTGTTTTGGCGACAAATTCCCGGACCTGCGGATAAGGCGAATCGCACATGCGAACCAAGCCGTCGATCGGTGGCGACCAACGTTTGAATTCGTAACTGGCAAATTCCAACGCCAATTCCCGCAGCGGGGCGCGACTGTCCGAAAACAACGGGAGGAAGCGGTCGAAGGTGAGGAAGTCCTCCGGCATTTCGGCACCGGGATCGACCGGACGATCCGTTTCGGCCAGACAAATCAGCGGATGATGATGGCGGATGTAGGTGCGTGCGAAACGGGCCAAGGGCGCGTCGGGGTTTTCCGCGTCGACCATCAACGACCATAAGTATTCACAGCCGGCCTGCACCGCGTCCTCGCTGAATTCTCGCTGTTCGCCGGCCAGCATTTGCAGGAACGCGGTTTCGCTGATGATGCGGATCCCCGCGCCATCGTCATTCAGCTTTTCCGCTTTGACTTGCTTGCTGCCTTTGCGGCCCTCGCCGTACAGCGGCGAGCCTTCATCGCCGATAACCAGGTAGTCCAGTTTCTTGCCGACGGTGCTGGAGTTGGCGCCGCCGGCGGCGGTGACTTTGCCCTGTGCTTCGCCGCGAGTCATTGTTTTCAGCTTGCCGGTGAACACAAACGAGGCGCCTTCGAGGTCCACGTTGATTTCGGCTTGTTCCGTTTCGGCTTCCCCAGGCTGGTCGGATTCAGCGGCGGTATCCGCTTCGGCGGCTGCATCGGACGGGGCGAAGTCGGCCGGCAGGAACGCTTTGGTGGTTTGTTGGACGGCAAAATCGTGGTACCGCGGTTCGGCTCGCTGGACCAACTGCATCAGCCAAGGAAAGCCCAAGTCGGTCGGTGAAAACTCGCGTACATCGGCCAACCAGTCCAGGATCTGCTGTGACAGTTCTTCGTCGAAGGTCAGATACTTGCCCCACTGAGTAGCTTTCTGTTCGGCGATCCAATTATCGCTTTCCCAATCGGGATGAAAGGCCATGCGTTTGAGGAAATCGGCACCCAACACGGACGCTTTTAGTTGACCGTTTTCGACCCAGCGGCAAACCGCATCGCTGAACAGCGGATGGATCAACAATCGTTGCAGGTCTGCCGGGGGAATCGTCGCTGGACCCAGGTGCTCCAGTTGTTCGATCACAAAAGCGGCCGCGTATCGACCGGCTTGCGATTGAGGCAGCATCCGATCGGACAAGGCGACGAAGAATGCCACGCCCAACTTTTTCAGCGGGATGATCGTGGTTAATTGTTGGCACGCGAAATCGAAGGCGGGACCGGGTGCGGACAGCAATCGCTGGGCAAACCAGTCCGGCGTCAGTTCGCGAGCGCCAAAATGTTTCCGCAACATGTCGCCGGCCAGCTTGGCACCGTGGCGGGTGTCCAGCAATTGCCCCCAGGCGTCCAGGCCGACGTCTTTGCGGGGATCGCGCGAAGTCAACAGGTCGACGGCCAGCTTACGGACTTCGGCATTGTCGTTGTTGGCCAATCGAATCAACGCAGCCACGTTCAGGTCTCGGGCATGGGTGCGAGCGTAAGCGGCCGCATATTTTCTCGCATCGTTGGACGGGGAGTCGAACAGTTGCAGGACCGCTTCATGCAGCCCCAGTTCGCGGAATTTGGCTTGTTCGAATCGTGGCACGTTGTCCAAGATCCAGACGCCAAAGGCGTCGCGGGTTTCGCTCTGGCTGCCCAGCAAGCGTGCTACCCATTGCGGATCGACTTCGCGGATGGCCGCCCGAAAATCCGTTTTCAATGCCTTGGCGGCATATTCCAAAATCCGTTCGGCGGCGGCACGTTCCAGCAAAGCAAACAGAGGGCGCGGAGAGCGTTTCCAAGCGTCGGGAAAGGCGCGATGGGTTTGCCAGGATCGAGGACGGTCCCAGCGGAAGGTGAATTTCTTGGCGGTGTATTTTCCGGTTTCGTGGAAAAAGATGTGGTTCAGAATCCAGCTGTGGGAGAAGTCGCCGTAGCCTTGGTAGTGGACCAGAAAGTCGGTAGCGACATCCGGATAAACGCCTGGAAGCGTCTGACCAACGCGGCGCAGGTAACGCCAGCCACGACGGCACAGATAGGCCAGCGTGCGTTTGCTGACCGCATGTTGGCCGGCGTCCAATGCCATGTCGAAACGGGCGGATAAGGCTCCCAGAACTTCCGTATCATCGGCCGCCTCGGCGTCTTTGAAGATGCGTTTAAGAGCTTTGAAGGGGCCGTACACTAGCGGCACATCGCGGATCGCGCCGAGCAGACAGCGGCGACTGAAGGCATCGTCGGCTTGCCACAATTCCCACAGCACTTGGTGGGCTCGCAAACGATCGTCGATCGGAACTTCGGCTTCGTCCGATTCCAGCAGGGCCAGTTTGGCAATGCGATACTCGGCTTGTTCGGCCGGAGGTTTGCGGCGGAAAGCGGGGGTGTTGGTTTCGGCCAGGAAGGAGGCAAAGTCGTAGACGCCCTCACGCGGAGGTGGTTGTTGGGGATCGTCGGCTTGCGTCAATAAGCGGCACAACATCGCGACACATTCCGGGTCGCGTGCTCGACGAGCGTCCTGTACCTGCTGCAGCGTGACCTTCACCGACACGTTTCATCCTCGCCAACGGTTCACAAAGTCATGGTTGCCATGGTTGCATGGTCGCTTTTCGCTCCGCGAAAATTGCGGAGAACGCTGTTTTCGCGGAGCGAAAAGCGACCAATAAGGCACTGTTTTCGCGGAGCGAAAAGCGACCAATAAGACGCTACTTTCGCGGAGCGAAAGTCGACCTTGCGACCATGAAAAAACACGGGGCAGGCGGTGGGCCTGCCCCGCGTTCTTATTGTGAATCGCGATCGCTAAAAGCAATCTACTTCACGACCTGGTACATGGAAGGCTCACTGACTCGCCGCCCGGTAAGGGTACCTATTCGCGGCGTGACCACGAATGGCGAGGTCGCTCCAGTCTCGCCGTGAATAGGTACCCTTACCGGGCGATAGCGAGTCTGAAACAGCCTTCCTTGTGACCCCATGAAAGTCAATTCTCTCGGACGGCGCAACGCCGCCCACGGTGTAAAACACCTAGCTAGACCTGAGCTCTCACGATTCACAGGCGATCGTTGTATCAGACGCCCAAGCACGATGCAAGAAAATTGTTACCGCTCGCTTAAACTCTCCAGCGTGAGCCGATGAAAGCGGTAGCGGCAGTCGTAGGCTCCTAGAAACAATGCTTTGGGATTGGGCGTTTTCCAGTAGTCACCAAGCGACAAGCGATCGGGGTTGCCCTTCCAGTACAGGATGCGGCGACCATCGACGAAAGCTTCCACCGACCCCGCGGTGACTTCCACGATCACTTGCGAAAGTTGATTCGGTTTGAACAGCTGGCCGCGAAAGGTGGTGTCGTTTCCGACGTTCTGGCCGTCGACGTTTTCGATCGCACTTAAGTTCTGTTCGCCGTTGCGATAATTAAATAGCGTGACAAAGCGGCTGGAACCAACGCAGTGTCCAAACAGCAGGCCGTTGGGTTCATCCAGCGGTTCAATGATCGCGGTCAAGCGATAGGGAGGTTGCGGCGTGTCGGACAATTCCAATCGTGCGCCGTAGTTCTTGGGGCTTTGCAGTTTGCCGTCGACCTGAACCCAGTCGTGGTGCTTCCATTGTTTGTCCAGGTCGATGCCGGCCAACAGATCGATCTCTTCGCTCGGTAGTTCAGCCAAACGGCGTTCGTCGCCACCGCGAGTGGCCGCGGTTAGTAGGTCTATGGAACGCGTCAGCGGCAGAGGCGATGTATTGGGGTCACTACGAACTTGTAGGTAGCCCCACAGCTCGGTTGCCGCGCCGTTTTCCAGTTCGGCGTCAACGCGGTAGCTCAGCGGCGTGGGGCGATCAAAGCGTCCCAGCGTGGCCAGCTGCGGAGCGTCGCCGTTCCAAGATTGAGGGACTTCGATCCAGGGTCCGTCGATGGCGGTTTGGTAACGCACTCGCAGCGTTTTCACCTTGGCGTCTTCTGGCCAATCCAGCTTCAGTCGGACTTCGTCGTCCGGCGCGGGGACCATGGTTTGCGGGAGGGCTCGGAAGTGCGTGTACAGTTCGAGGTTGGGATCGGCTTCGGTCTCTTGTTCCGCGATGGCGGGATCCCAGGCCATTTTCAGCTTCTGTTCTTTGTCCAACCAGGACTCGCTCAGCCAACCGCGGTACTGTCCCATGCTCATCACCGAACCGTTGCCGGGTTCGGGGTGCGGCAAGCCGACGGTGTGCCCGCAGCCTTCGTGATAGATCACGCAGTCGGTACCACGGTAGGGAACTCGCCAGCCATCGGCGCTGACCAAGCCCCAACCGACGCCGCGGCGGGCCAGATAGGTTGCGCGGGAGCCGCCGGAAGTGGCCCCGGGGAAATGCTGGCCACGATTCAGGTTGCCTTCAAACACCAACGCATCGCCTTCGGGGTGCAGGCGATAAAAATCGTCCAGCGGACGCCAATTGATTTCGCTCAGCACCAACAGAATCGGAAACGAGTCCTGCTTGTCCTGACCGAACTTCAGACGTGCGTCGACCTCACGCAGGGTCTTGAAGAAGATCGCATTGCCATCGCCGCGACGCAGTTCGGCGGTAGTAAATTCGGACACCAGCGGTTCCGCGTGCACGGTCGCTTTCATCGTCGATTGGCTGCCGAACTCGCGCTGATGAAACCGTTCAATGCGACGGCTGAAGTAGTCCAGACGCTCACGCCAATCCGGTAAAGCGGCCCGATCAGAGGGCACGAAATAAACCACCGTCACGTCGATCAGAGATGTGTCGTGTCGGCCGTCAAAAGTGGTCGTGGCGGATAGCGAGCCTGTGGCCAACAGGGTCAGGAGAGCCGCGGTGCAAAGCGTTTTCATGGGGGCTGGTTTGACGTGCGGAGGGAGCTGGAAGGCAGAGAATCGCAGCGTAATCGAAGCCCAGTGGATGGGCAATCGTTAGGGGGATTTGGGATTTGAGATTTGAGATTTGAGATTTGAGATTTGAGATTTGAGATTTGAGATTTGAGATTTGAGATTTGAGATTTGAGATTTGAGATTTGAGATTTGAGATTTGAGATTTGAGATTTGAGATTTGAGATTTGAGATTTGAGATTTGGGGGGGCGGTCGTTTGACCCGTAGCCGCAGGAGCCTCAAAACGCTCCGCACGCACCCTCACGCCGGGCAGGCTCCGCAGGCGCAGGCGTTGTCCGCCAAGACGTGAGAAGCGAAGCGATTTCGTAAGGTGCACCAAGGAGCATCGCAAACACCCGCGGCTACCTCGTTTAACCCGTAGCCGCAGGCGCCTCAAAACGCTCCGCACGCACCCTCACGCCGGACAGGCTCCGCAGGCGCAGGCGTTGTCGGCCGGGGCGTTGTAATCGAAGCGGACAAGTGGTGAGAAGCGAGAGATATCGGCAAACACCCGCGGCAGCACGCGCCGGCGCCTGCGGCTACGGGTTAAACGAGTGCTTACGTCCCTCTGCTTGGGTTAGGCGATGCCTAACATCAAGATCACGTGCCGGGCCACGAACGCGCCGACGTAGGCCAATACGCTCATGTAGCCGAACTGGAAGAACGCCCATTTCCACGATCCGGTTTCCTTCTTCGTGACCGCTTGCGTGGGCAGGCACTGCATGGCCAGCACAAAGAACACCAGCAGGCTGACACTGGTGGCGGTGTCGAACACCGGAGTGCCATCGATATGCTTGGCCGATCGCAGACGAGAGTGCAAGGAGGCGATTTCGTCGTCGCCGGGGTCGTCTCCCATGCCATACAAAATCGATAACGTCGACACCACCACTTCGCGAGCCGCGAAGGATGCCATCACGCCGACGCTGGTCTTCCAATCGAATCCCAAAGGCGCGAATACCGGCTGGACGGCTTTTCCCATCCGCCCCAACGCCGAGTGCTCTTCGGACAATTGCATCTGCAGTCGTTCGATGTCGTCGCTGTTGCTGATATCGACCCCCGCATCACTGGCTTGCACCGCCGCCATCTGCGACAGCAATTGATCTTCGGGCAGTTTCGGATAAGTCGACAAAGCCCAGATCGCCAGCGAGATCAGCAGGATCACGGTGCCGGCATCGCGAACAAAAGCCAATCCGCGATCCCAGGCGTGTCGCAGAGCGTTTTTGATGGATGGCATCCGATACGGTGGCAAATCCAGAATCAGCGGCGCCGGGTTGCCTGGCAGGATCGACCACTTAAACA from Roseimaritima ulvae includes these protein-coding regions:
- a CDS encoding HEAT repeat domain-containing protein, which translates into the protein MNEKYLTYRGKLRAIQAVGPALAFITQHAEKLPTSLYRLDPDKSELHEVALPCGASALLVHDSDAWIAGDDGKLHRVTLTAKSPAAKTLTAELPQVATALAALSESRIAALCGDQVVIVDRDKGKPLQTLQLSEAGSSLASDPSGQWLVVGGKKGHVSVFECEDKTDFQISETAKLHEAAVTALLFELEELRFLSAGADQKLLLTHARGKLEPEDRGRGASHQQLVTSMLHVPGERFVTTSTDRSCKTWALVGATRPATLSDGVPKVVDSTLIEIHDRPHLVVAGEDNTIRLFLLDAGGKFGAATHVFHDAYARATHLLRSRDVADRGQALHDLAAVDDARSIEIIAKHLKSETDPPLRQVAVGMLTKSQHPRAASLLEPLLKHDDPQVRMQAFEGLRAFADATDLNPIELALATNQTNIGIAAVLALEPQAKKDDRARQMLVRTLEAKKPEVSRAAMRSLEAVFPKNSPEPTLIAAAASSPRVRRLALIRCYQRKLLKHSRVQAALRRGGEDEQAAVRETAYLVALLANDKLATAVRQRDTSLHRRLHQLESFDFDAVDAPADASDKTPKPATTTDNASSSKAPAKLKATKVNLKPADLEPLLTAISSRATDTCLSGACALASLEDARAFGTLLQLSREEDAKVRVQVCAALQALGDGRALQRLETLINDDAAEVRDAAFTALASLRTDAPLAAADSGLSSHFADVRSRGLQTLVSWLRKSKTRADKLQGQALLLRGLNDEDAKLRGEAFKAALNLQIAGKGVATLRFVLSSSHASVRREVLTEAMGQDKQDWADELLHDLLHDPHQGIRHDAFEYLVGKSKGRDVAPMRAALQSPYADLRLVATQRLVKLHTKAAQQALVAAIDDQDKTIRSTAIKAIIDADAVAVLQQAMESPHIDVRLQAAAARAVFRDPSSQAPLLAAATAEPPEQEADKELWRQHAVTALEGLAQLASPDVIAPLMPLTDSEDPSIRQRAAHALAHCIRAEHTDLVSPLLQHDDASVKYTMAYGLARCRQEIAKPLIFSHAAREALDETAILVAADAYDQATENRLAEFLDSETAWIGNAALLSLLMRDWRNHDGTPRRILLALSARSPRIRLWAARALETFGDAEAYGEFLVRLINDRGDEPPWTISDDDVSRLADVLSFGSPGAIFNLSFLADPKQDGWDLLWRTTQTVLADDFDAATKARQAAVAKLPKITSTRDELRQLAFGTYVGLVREQGGYHGRRARPRFGTSVIAVRQQAIRRLVQLAENDKAMLSAARPVLVQSLSDPIQDVRQLAFDSLPALGMDEAARAEAGLESGYNDLAIAGLKLLAEAAGEQGRKVLEEVVLQRDDSLVLAVARLLNERIGPVEASHSLLQSPNEQARSWILQALESACDKDPAAKAVVREAVESRFEDVRLQAACTLAAVKDEQAFDAIGKLLNEFDDPQRQQQLVNALVDLGDERAGGLILDRLENDPRKTANTSALLVGLGRLRDPSVAERLLTLCEEKLWKKTGLRTVETISGYDQPIFDPNDDLPDRAWMEPQFPRHDDVLAALLQKLHDLDMLKDWLHLIDAARWSLTSAVDPVLAAVSITPHAPLRHRVTEAIGWRVKHRDGPDAALETLLEHRDPTTKFLAAEGLARAGRDDGLSVLLSAVELISDLALRQRAVAALGELSDPRAWDVLLRIASDDVHALQQTAAEAIGHLGTSDRADEVFQLLKRLANGGGTVEYGAIVGLRWLNIPAGWDLIRQCVADSSRQFSTAVEQLGYNDDPATRDLLLRLLSSKEFDPLVLQAARRLFGEESLEPDYAALRSGYDPIVDEYVFGCVRRVCESGQPEPMFALLASDNEDVRTAIGTNLMGREPLPVEAAVQSLNSPHGAVVDVAAHVLGHSAKKSDGKPIPEACQQWLQRWNDCRQATRQSGDRRQRLELQQATASLTRLVWAAGRCGVAKDQLVEWIGSHQDDHCFRPVRLAALEALFEFKLSKTDLAAVAAQTTDGDHRIRQRAAELLARSDASQAAEVLPQALSDRLTFQRLASVEGVPTEQVYATAVTSTHYQPVVLPQLIAADAVDLLVETAQQAELHDSARLGAIEGLAEIANDGAADALVAVGANEANSEDIRKAAWRGLRRAKRRQASRKQANQPS
- a CDS encoding BRCT domain-containing protein, which codes for MSVKVTLQQVQDARRARDPECVAMLCRLLTQADDPQQPPPREGVYDFASFLAETNTPAFRRKPPAEQAEYRIAKLALLESDEAEVPIDDRLRAHQVLWELWQADDAFSRRCLLGAIRDVPLVYGPFKALKRIFKDAEAADDTEVLGALSARFDMALDAGQHAVSKRTLAYLCRRGWRYLRRVGQTLPGVYPDVATDFLVHYQGYGDFSHSWILNHIFFHETGKYTAKKFTFRWDRPRSWQTHRAFPDAWKRSPRPLFALLERAAAERILEYAAKALKTDFRAAIREVDPQWVARLLGSQSETRDAFGVWILDNVPRFEQAKFRELGLHEAVLQLFDSPSNDARKYAAAYARTHARDLNVAALIRLANNDNAEVRKLAVDLLTSRDPRKDVGLDAWGQLLDTRHGAKLAGDMLRKHFGARELTPDWFAQRLLSAPGPAFDFACQQLTTIIPLKKLGVAFFVALSDRMLPQSQAGRYAAAFVIEQLEHLGPATIPPADLQRLLIHPLFSDAVCRWVENGQLKASVLGADFLKRMAFHPDWESDNWIAEQKATQWGKYLTFDEELSQQILDWLADVREFSPTDLGFPWLMQLVQRAEPRYHDFAVQQTTKAFLPADFAPSDAAAEADTAAESDQPGEAETEQAEINVDLEGASFVFTGKLKTMTRGEAQGKVTAAGGANSSTVGKKLDYLVIGDEGSPLYGEGRKGSKQVKAEKLNDDGAGIRIISETAFLQMLAGEQREFSEDAVQAGCEYLWSLMVDAENPDAPLARFARTYIRHHHPLICLAETDRPVDPGAEMPEDFLTFDRFLPLFSDSRAPLRELALEFASYEFKRWSPPIDGLVRMCDSPYPQVREFVAKTLTCDDAPEHRRYRVDPDVLTADAVYSFCESKNRQTRALGMRLIDMHPRLRLPEELFRLTESPDRQVRAFVIRAFWSLYRHRGIKPDWKPTPPPERLTKKPKKSQKATPIEERIGSGAPQRPEHPPADDAQLQELLRRMLFEVPPGRPPKEEPSAADEIVKLKPLSARKSKLNLIETMRDLAIEDAAFAQRVLPLFQEFKHSRGKSEQAACLVAITRITQ